The Candida albicans SC5314 chromosome 5, complete sequence genome includes a region encoding these proteins:
- a CDS encoding uncharacterized protein (Protein of unknown function; rat catheter biofilm induced) has protein sequence MYGLRSSVKNLLKHRYYYLGGGGFSYRINQRSFHQNRILRKDEKTKELLKNLGLNLQKGTINRSNKTKDNNNNKSGSSVKNEKTNDNGDENEGNEGNVTRINENDNGDDDKTDNQLVSTVTDIPPDPNEIETKSTKSNDNNNNNNNSNTIKTNSHGNNNSTASNGINNKKISSEPNKNKKSMKPTKPGKLGKPGKLNKIKPSNVDENIVHEQLENAFVTVALMTNKEFLEQIALDGRNFPFKHFKSDYLIDRQEILRQIPDMINIFNKQDMKKIEQIYQNLSKLDQDKSMHLQFLKQSFIDYKNDLLYLDQFLRGINSKFKQYRRGEVRYFFVYPTVFEHVHDKILHQYNVVGFDRSLFGMPLDKQLDKLVLPREFIQDLPQFDNIIELNKIDASLGFKLVEEQQFGKLIDSLWDPRMVKPLKELQKEYKERLNEQKKDKNQQLEKQLQPPLKSKDDTINGKQPDKKFIVIKKGGYRQIKLKESSLQYSPVIRRIEEEIELMINDLNKQIKTTLESDNIKVLIPNENENENDKNDKETITTFTSPTGSQPTSRIKTNFYEIVFKKKIYQGYLVSVERLISKNFNILPNYALLYHKINYPPLIKRKLLNHIFKIFLININEKFNYLQKIKYLTQRQQIEFHKKLIKQIKYIIRFKLLRYFDNNTLNQTTNSLKLNNLNVFHHEEEEEEERYDNNFDKSKQRQRKTFGGAHAVIFNPYTDNCFKRIYWISSPYPSSIIKRQNMNLKRKFTKIKFKTIDERYITTTIA, from the coding sequence atttattaaaacatCGGTATTATTACTtgggtggtggtggtttcTCTTATAGAATCAATCAACGAtcatttcatcaaaataGAATTCTACGAAAAGATGAGAAAACTAAAGAATTACTTAAAAATCTTGGattaaatttacaaaaaggTACAATTAATAGATCAAATAAAACCAAagacaataacaacaataagaGTGGATCATCtgttaaaaatgaaaagacAAATGATAATGGGGATGAAAATGAGGGAAATGAGGGAAATGTTACGagaataaatgaaaatgataatggagatgatgataaaacTGATAATCAGTTGGTTAGTACTGTTACAGATATACCACCTGATCCAAACgaaattgaaactaaatcaactaaatcaaatgataataataataataataataatagcaATACCATCAAGACAAATTCACATGGGAATAATAACCTGACAGCTTCAAATGgtattaataataagaaaataTCTTCTGAACCAAACAAGAATAAGAAACTGATGAAACCAACAAAACCTGGGAAATTGGGGAAACCAGGGAAactaaataaaattaaaccatccaatgttgatgaaaatattgttCATGAACAACTTGAAAATGCTTTTGTTACAGTTGCATTAATGACcaataaagaatttttaGAACAAATTGCATTAGATGGAAGAAATTTCCCATTCAAACATTTTAAATCagattatttgattgatcGTCAAGAAATATTACGACAAATACCCGATATGATAaacatttttaataaacaagatatgaaaaaaattgaacaaatttatcaaaatttatcaaaattagaTCAAGATAAATCTATGCatttacaatttttaaaacaatcATTTATAGATtataaaaatgatttattatatttagaTCAATTTTTAAGAGGGATAAATCTGaaatttaaacaatatcGTCGTGGTGAAGTTCGATATTTTTTCGTTTATCCAACAGTTTTTGAACATGTTCATGATAAAATTTTACATCAATATAATGTTGTTGGATTTGATCGAAGTTTATTTGGAATGCCCTTGGATAAACAATTGGATAAACTTGTTTTACCACGTGAATTTATTCAAGATTTACCACAATTTGATaacattattgaattgaataaaattgatgCATCATTAGGATTTAAACTTGTTgaagaacaacaatttgggaaattgattgattcaCTTTGGGATCCTCGAATGGTTAAACCTttgaaagaattacaaaaagaatataaagAAAGACTCAATGAACAGAAGAAGGATAAAAATCAGCAACTTGAGAAGCAGTTACAACCACCATTGAAATCTAAAGATGATACTATTAATGGGAAACAACCGGATAAgaaatttattgttataaAGAAAGGTGGTTATAgacaaattaaattaaaagaatcaaGTTTACAATATAGTCCAGTGAtaagaagaattgaagaagaaattgaattaatgattaatgatttaaataaacaaattaaaaccaCTTTAGAATCAGATAATATTAAAGTATTAATCCccaatgaaaatgaaaatgaaaatgataaaaatgataaagaaACAATCACCACTTTCACTTCACCTACTGGTTCTCAACCCACCTCACGGATTAAGACTAATTTTTATGAAATtgtatttaaaaaaaaaatttatcaaggTTATTTAGTTTCCGTTGAACGATTAATtctgaaaaatttcaatatattaCCAAATTATGCATTATTATAtcataaaatcaattatccaccattaattaaacgaaaattattaaatcatattttcaaaatttttttaattaatattaatgaaaaattcaattatttacaaaaaattaaatatttaactCAAAgacaacaaattgaatttcataaaaaattaattaaacaaattaaatatattataagatttaaattattaagatattttgataataatactttGAATCAAACTACAAATTCCcttaaattaaataatctAAATGTTTTCCACcacgaagaagaagaagaggaggaaaggtatgataataattttgataagtcaaaacaaagacaaagaaaaacGTTTGGTGGAGCTCATGCAGTGATTTTTAATCCATATACtgataattgttttaaaagaatttattgGATTTCTTCACCATAtccatcatcaattataaaACGACAAAATATGAATTTAAAACGTAAATTCactaaaataaaattcaaaacaattgatgaacGTTATATCACCACTACTATTGCATAA